GTAGGATCCAGCTCTCCTTGACCTCGAGCCGGTACTCGAACGAGAGAACGCTGGGCGACCCGTCGCGAAGGGCGAAGGCGAGGAGGGCTCCTTCTCCGCTGAAGGGGTGACGCAGGGGCGATCGGATGAGGGGCTCGACCAAAAGGGGCAGCTGCCAATCCGGTGGCTGCCGGAAGCGGGCGGCAAAGCCTTTCTCGTGGGGCTCGCGGACGAGGGTCACTTCCGTTTCCAGGCTTCGGAAGCCTAGGCGAAAAAAACCGGGCTTGAGCGAATAGTCGATTCGGAGGTGGAGAGTCTCGGGCAGCCTGCGCGGTGGCCCTTCGAGGGAAGCCAGATCACCGTCGTGAATGCGAGCGCGCAGGGTGAAGCGCCCGTCCGCTCCTTCGATTTCCCAGAAGCGCTCGCCCGCGGCGGCGGACGCGACCGCACGCAATCGCATGGGGAGAGTGAACCGCTCCAAGAACGCCGCATAGTGGGGGAAGTCCGCCCGAATCCTCGGGGGGGAAAGCTGGAACCCGATTGTGACCGCGGCGCCCCCGGAGGCAGCGGGGGCGAGGGTCAAGGTCTCCAGCGAGAATAGCCGCCCGAGGGCCAGCGTCGTCCGGGGCAAGGCCTGCCGCGCCTGGGCCCCCCCCTCCGCGCCGCTCAGGCCCTCCGACCCCCTGAAGAGGACGGTGAGCACGCTGGCCAAGCCCTGGGCCCGCACATCGCCCACCGCCAGCTCTTCCCGCAACCACCACTCGAACTGGCCTTCTCCTACCTTGCGCAGCCGGAGGCGGCCCCGGTAGTCTCCCGGCTGCTCGGGGCTGGGAGCGATGGCGCGCACGCCAAGCCGATACCGCCCGCCCCGGCGGCCTCCCAGAAAGTCGACCGCGCGCGTGTCCCCGCCGCCCCCCAGCCAGGCGGTTCCGTCATCAAAGACCAGGGAGGGGACAAAGGCGGCCCGCAACAGCTTGGGCCGAAGGGCCGCGAAAGCCGGCTCCAGCTCCAGGGGACCGAAACGCGAAGCCAAGGCCCCGAGGAGGAGGTCGCCCTCCGCCTGGGCCTCGAGGGGGCTCGGGGCCAGGGCGCGGGCCGCGTCGCCGCACCCCACGGTCGGGCCGAGCCCCAGAACGCCCCCGAGCAGGATCAGGGGCCAGGGGAGCCGACCGCCCCCCGGCCCCCGCGCGGTCGCCGCCGGATCGGGACCAGCCACTCGCCTCATGTTGGCATAGGGGTCTGCCCGCCTCCACCTGCTTTCCGTGATTTGTCGAGCGGGCGGAGGCGCGCTGCGAGGAGCGAATGGTGTGGAATACTACGCGGCGAAACAGATCCTGGAGCGGCGAGCGTGACCAAGGCACCGATGGACCCCACAGGGCGCGGGCGGCGCCGGTTGTTTGGGGTGCCAGAGGGGCGTAGAAAGACAGGGGGGAGGGGTGAATGAATAGGCTCGCCGCAGTCGTCGTTCTCGCCATGACGGGGGTGGGCTGCTACGAGTCCGAGGTGCCTCTCGACCAGGCCCCGCAGGCCAGCATCGACCCGGCCCTCGTCGGCGCCTGGCGTTGCCTGTCCTTCGGGGCGGGTTCGGACGTGGAGGCGGCCACCCTTACCGTCGGCCGCAAGACCGACGTCGTGTACGCCATTGCCTTCCAGGAGGGGCAAGGAGAGGCGGAGCGATACGAGGCCCACGCGTCGCTCTTGAAGGGAACCACGCTCCTCAACGTCAAGGACCTCGATCCCCGGCTGCCCGCCAAGCCGTGGACCCTGGCCCGATACTCCTTGCTGCGGCCCGATGTCCTCCACGTAGAGGTCGTGGGGAAGAAGCTGCTGACGGGCGCTCTGGCATCGCCCGCTTCCCTCCGCAAGGAGCTGGAACGGCTCTATGATCGACCGGACCTGTACCAGGATTTGATGGTCTGCGTGCGGGTGCGGCCGGAGTCCAAGAAAGTCGTGGACGGCACGGTCCCACGCTAGGGGGCGTCCGGCTCCCGGGCCGCAGGTGGGGCCCGGTCTCACGGGCGGGGGCCCGGCCGCCGCTCAGGCTTCGGTCAGCCTCCGGATGGCACGTTCCAGGAGCACCGCCGACATCTCCCGCCGGTATTCGCGGCTCGATCGCAGGTCGTCGACGGGTCGAACCTCCTGCTTGACCGCGGCCAGCGCCTGCCGGAGCGCGTCATAGCCGCCCCCCATGAGCGCCTTCTCCGTCTCCGTGGCCCGGATCACGGTGGGCCCCACCGCCCCCAGGGCCACCCGCACCCAATCGGGGCGCCCGTCCCGGAAGGTCATGGCCACCGCGATCGAGACCTTGGAGATGGCTTGGGCCTGGCGCTGGCCCAGACGCAGGAAGGCGGCCCGCACGCCCGGACGCCGGGGCACCTTCACGCCCAGGATCAGCTCGTCGGGAGCGAGCACGCTCTTGCGGGGGCCGGTGAAGAATTCGGCGATGGGAACGTCCCGCCGCTCGGACACGGAGACGACCTGAACCACGGCATCCGCCGCGTAGAGGGGGGGCACGGTGTCGGCGGCGGGGGCGGCGTTGGCCAAGTTCCCGCCGAGGGTCGCGCGGTTGCGGATCTGCGGCCCCCCTATCCACGCGCAGGCCATGGGCAGGGCGGGACAGTAGCGGTCGACCAGGGCCGAGCCCACGATCTCGGCATGAGTGACCCCGGCCCCGATGCGGAGATGGCCGTCCTCCTCCTCGATGCCCTTGAGCTCGGGGACGGAGTTGAGATCGAAGAGGGCGGCGGGGTTGACGAGGCCGTCCTTGGCCAGGACCAGAAGGTCCGTCCCCCCCGCCAGGGGCCGCACCTCCCCCGCCCGCTGGACCAGGATCTCGAGGGCTTCCTCGAGCGACCGGGGCCGGTAGTATGCGGGGGCGAGGGGCTCGATCGCGAGCGGGGGAGGGGCCGCTTGAGCTACGCCCCCGGACCGGGCCACGGCAGCCAAGATCTTGCTGTAGCCCGTGCAGCGGCAGAGGTTGCCGGCCAGGGCCTGGCGGATATCTTCGGGCCCGGGAGGGGCCGGGCTCCGGTCCAGGAGCGCCTTGGCCGCCATCAGCATCCCGGGGATGCAGATCCCGCACTGCACGCTGCCCTGCTCGATGAACGCCTCCTGCAGGGAGTGCAGCTGGTCACCCTGGGCCAGACCCTCGACCGTCTCCAGCCGCGCCCCGTCCGCCTGGTAGGCCATCATCAGGCAGGAGTCGACGGCCTGGCCGTCCACGATCACCGTGCAGGCCCCGCACTCGCCCTTGCCGCAACCCTCCTTGGCGCCCGTGAGGCGCAGGTCCTCGCGGAGGACGTCCAGCAGCCGCTGGTCGCTCCGCACCCGGAGCCGCCGGGGGTGCCCGTTCAGGGCGAAGGCGACGTCGAGGATCTCAGCCAAGCAGTTCCTCGGGCTCGGCCGGGCTGGTCGGCGGCGGGGTTCCGCTCGCCTGGCCGCGCAGAGCCGAGAAGACCCGCTCCGGCGTGGCCGGGATTTCCCGCAGCCGCACCCCCGCCGCGTTCGCGATGGCCGCGGTCACGGCGGGGGCGATGGCGATGATCGGGATCTCGCCCAGGCCCTTGGCCCCGTAGGGGCCGTCGGGCGAGTTGTGCTCCACGAACACGGTGCGGATCTCGGGCACGTCGAGGGGGGT
The Vicinamibacteria bacterium DNA segment above includes these coding regions:
- a CDS encoding FAD binding domain-containing protein, translated to MAEILDVAFALNGHPRRLRVRSDQRLLDVLREDLRLTGAKEGCGKGECGACTVIVDGQAVDSCLMMAYQADGARLETVEGLAQGDQLHSLQEAFIEQGSVQCGICIPGMLMAAKALLDRSPAPPGPEDIRQALAGNLCRCTGYSKILAAVARSGGVAQAAPPPLAIEPLAPAYYRPRSLEEALEILVQRAGEVRPLAGGTDLLVLAKDGLVNPAALFDLNSVPELKGIEEEDGHLRIGAGVTHAEIVGSALVDRYCPALPMACAWIGGPQIRNRATLGGNLANAAPAADTVPPLYAADAVVQVVSVSERRDVPIAEFFTGPRKSVLAPDELILGVKVPRRPGVRAAFLRLGQRQAQAISKVSIAVAMTFRDGRPDWVRVALGAVGPTVIRATETEKALMGGGYDALRQALAAVKQEVRPVDDLRSSREYRREMSAVLLERAIRRLTEA